The Sphingomicrobium sp. genome has a window encoding:
- a CDS encoding CBS domain-containing protein: MKVSEVMTSDVQTVRPDETAQQAASFMLSADAGSIPVTDGDRLVGMITDRDIAVRGVARGYGPETPVRELMTDNIVAARTDDDIQDVASRMSEAQVRRLPVVDENERLCGIVSLGDLARETNDESAHQALEGVSEPGGSHSQG, translated from the coding sequence ATGAAAGTCAGTGAAGTCATGACGAGCGACGTTCAGACCGTTCGTCCGGACGAGACCGCGCAGCAGGCAGCCTCGTTCATGCTGAGCGCCGATGCTGGGTCGATCCCGGTCACGGACGGCGACCGGCTCGTCGGCATGATCACCGACCGCGACATCGCCGTTCGCGGCGTTGCCAGGGGCTACGGGCCGGAAACGCCGGTGCGTGAGCTGATGACCGACAACATCGTCGCAGCGCGAACGGACGATGACATCCAGGATGTCGCCAGCCGGATGAGCGAGGCGCAGGTCCGCCGGCTACCCGTCGTCGACGAGAACGAGCGGCTGTGCGGTATCGTCAGCCTCGGCGATCTAGCTCGCGAAACGAACGACGAGAGCGCGCACCAGGCGCTCGAAGGCGTCAGCGAGCCCGGCGGCAGCCACAGCCAAGGCTAA
- the paaZ gene encoding phenylacetic acid degradation bifunctional protein PaaZ: MKTLQLLNYERDRWVAGDGATVLPSAIDGAPVATTGSGGIDFAAMLQHAGEVGGPALRKLTFHDRARMLKALGLAIMARKEELYELNYQTGATRKDGWIDIEGGAGTLFSFSSKGRRELPDARVLLDGQLEGLSKKGTFVGQHIFTPLHGAAVHINAFNFPVWGMLEKIAPTLLAGVPCIVKPASATAYLAEAAFRVMIEAEVLPPGAIQLIVGGVGDLFEHLTGQDAVSFTGSAHTALKLKSHPTVVRESVRFVAEQDSLNASLLGPDAAPGTPEFDLFIKEVATEMTVKAGQKCTAIRRAMAPAQYLDAVQEALAERLAKTKVGDPRADDTRMGALVNASQRDDVIEKIRQLEAAGARIVAGDPNAEPPIPGGAFLPPVLLRTDDPWGTQAVHDCEPFGPVSTIMPYRDIDDAIALANRGRGSLALSLFTHSSDAARDFIQGAAAFHGRMLVINRDNAAESTGHGSPLPVLVHGGPGRAGGSEEMGGVRGVKHYMQRTAIQSSPAMIAAITEQYIPGGPKHVIDTHPFRKRMGELEIGDTLKTKGRTVSLEDIEHFAHFTGDTFYAHMDEEAAKASPIFEGRVAHGYLILSFAAGLFVDPDPGPVLANTGLENLRFLTPLYPGDSMRVELTVRAKSLKSEETGVVRWAVEVFNQRDELVATYDLLTENVP, from the coding sequence ATGAAGACACTTCAACTTCTCAACTACGAGCGCGACCGATGGGTCGCCGGCGATGGCGCGACCGTGCTGCCGAGCGCAATCGACGGTGCGCCGGTCGCCACGACGGGCTCGGGCGGGATCGATTTTGCCGCCATGCTGCAGCATGCCGGCGAAGTCGGCGGGCCTGCGCTTCGCAAGCTGACCTTTCATGACCGCGCGCGGATGTTGAAGGCACTCGGCCTTGCGATCATGGCGCGCAAGGAAGAGCTGTACGAGCTCAATTACCAGACCGGCGCGACACGCAAGGACGGCTGGATCGACATCGAGGGCGGCGCGGGCACCCTCTTCTCCTTCTCCTCGAAGGGGCGCCGCGAGCTTCCCGACGCCCGCGTCCTGCTCGACGGGCAGCTGGAAGGCTTGTCGAAAAAGGGCACGTTCGTCGGCCAGCACATCTTTACCCCGCTGCACGGCGCGGCAGTGCACATCAACGCCTTCAACTTCCCTGTTTGGGGCATGCTGGAGAAGATCGCGCCCACGCTGCTGGCCGGCGTGCCTTGCATCGTGAAGCCGGCCTCGGCGACGGCCTATCTTGCCGAAGCGGCGTTTCGGGTGATGATCGAGGCGGAGGTGCTTCCGCCCGGCGCGATCCAGCTGATCGTGGGCGGCGTCGGCGACCTGTTCGAACATCTGACCGGCCAGGACGCGGTGAGCTTTACCGGGTCGGCGCATACGGCGCTGAAGCTCAAGTCGCACCCGACGGTGGTTCGCGAGTCCGTCCGGTTTGTGGCCGAGCAGGACAGCCTCAACGCCTCTTTGCTTGGCCCGGACGCGGCGCCCGGCACGCCCGAGTTCGACCTCTTCATCAAGGAAGTCGCGACGGAGATGACGGTCAAGGCGGGGCAGAAGTGCACGGCCATCCGCCGCGCGATGGCGCCCGCGCAATATCTCGACGCTGTGCAGGAAGCGTTGGCCGAGCGGCTAGCAAAGACGAAGGTCGGCGACCCGCGCGCGGACGACACGCGCATGGGTGCGCTGGTCAACGCCAGCCAGCGCGACGACGTAATCGAGAAGATCCGCCAGCTCGAAGCAGCGGGCGCACGGATCGTCGCCGGTGATCCAAATGCCGAGCCGCCAATCCCCGGCGGCGCGTTCCTGCCGCCGGTCCTGCTGCGGACCGATGATCCGTGGGGCACGCAGGCGGTCCACGACTGCGAGCCGTTCGGGCCGGTTTCGACGATCATGCCCTATCGCGACATCGACGATGCAATCGCGCTCGCCAACCGCGGCCGCGGAAGCCTGGCGCTGTCGCTCTTCACTCATTCATCAGATGCGGCACGCGACTTCATCCAGGGCGCAGCCGCTTTTCACGGGCGCATGCTGGTCATCAACCGCGACAATGCCGCGGAATCGACCGGCCATGGCTCACCCCTGCCCGTCCTCGTCCACGGCGGCCCAGGCCGGGCCGGCGGCAGCGAGGAAATGGGCGGGGTGCGCGGCGTGAAGCACTACATGCAGCGCACCGCCATCCAGTCCTCGCCCGCGATGATCGCTGCCATCACCGAGCAGTATATCCCCGGCGGACCCAAGCACGTCATCGACACGCACCCGTTCCGCAAGCGGATGGGCGAGCTCGAGATCGGCGACACGCTCAAAACGAAGGGCCGGACCGTCAGCCTCGAGGATATCGAGCATTTCGCCCACTTCACCGGCGACACATTCTACGCCCACATGGACGAAGAGGCAGCGAAAGCCTCGCCGATCTTCGAAGGCCGGGTCGCGCACGGCTATTTGATCCTGAGCTTCGCGGCCGGGCTGTTCGTCGATCCGGATCCCGGCCCGGTGCTCGCCAATACTGGCCTGGAGAATTTGCGCTTCCTAACACCGCTTTACCCCGGCGACTCGATGCGGGTCGAGCTGACCGTGCGCGCCAAGTCGCTGAAGAGCGAGGAAACCGGCGTCGTGCGATGGGCGGTAGAGGTCTTCAACCAGCGCGACGAACTGGTCGCTACCTATGACCTGCTGACCGAGAACGTGCCGTAA
- a CDS encoding SDR family NAD(P)-dependent oxidoreductase, which translates to MGRLSGKVAIITGAASGIGKASLELFRSEGATVVGADISPGADFQCDAGDDEQIRELVERTAERHGGLDIMFANAGISGGWDSIAVQSAAEWAETLRINLIGPFLAIKYSAPLIAGRGRGSIVCTASVAGVRSGAGGAAYSASKAGVISLVQNAAQQLAGTGVRVNAICPGLIETGMTKPMYERARASGKEDRIGELNPLQRGGEPEEIARAALFLASDEASYVNGQAIVVDGGLSSSLPEARTYKLRMV; encoded by the coding sequence ATGGGCAGACTGTCAGGCAAGGTTGCAATCATCACCGGCGCGGCATCGGGGATCGGAAAAGCGAGCCTGGAATTGTTCCGGAGCGAAGGCGCCACCGTCGTCGGCGCGGACATTAGCCCGGGCGCAGACTTCCAGTGCGACGCGGGCGACGACGAACAAATTCGCGAGCTGGTCGAGCGCACGGCCGAAAGGCATGGCGGGCTGGACATCATGTTCGCCAATGCCGGCATTTCCGGCGGCTGGGACTCGATCGCGGTGCAAAGCGCGGCGGAGTGGGCCGAGACGCTGCGGATCAACCTGATCGGCCCGTTCCTGGCGATCAAATATTCGGCGCCGCTGATCGCCGGGCGCGGCCGGGGTTCGATCGTCTGCACGGCGAGCGTTGCCGGCGTACGCTCTGGCGCAGGCGGCGCCGCCTATTCGGCTTCGAAGGCAGGCGTGATCAGCCTCGTCCAAAATGCCGCGCAGCAGCTCGCGGGCACCGGGGTTCGCGTCAACGCGATCTGCCCCGGCCTGATCGAGACCGGCATGACCAAGCCGATGTACGAGCGAGCACGGGCGAGCGGCAAGGAAGACCGGATCGGCGAATTGAACCCGCTCCAGCGCGGCGGCGAGCCGGAAGAGATCGCCCGCGCCGCTCTCTTCCTTGCGTCGGACGAGGCGAGCTACGTCAATGGGCAGGCGATCGTCGTCGATGGCGGCTTGTCGTCGAGCCTTCCGGAGGCCCGCACCTACAAGCTGAGGATGGTGTGA
- a CDS encoding acyl-CoA dehydrogenase family protein → MDFSLAPQQTEWRDKVRAFMDEHVRPRCGDYDAQQREGERWKVLPVVEDLKEKARAEGLWNLFMPPSHGATPVDESFTFDGPALSNLEYAFCAEEMGRVAWASEVFNCSAPDTGNMEVLNRYGTREQKDEWLKPLMDGEIRSAFLMTEPGVASSDATNIECRVEMRGNEYVINGRKWWSSGAGDPRCKVAILMGKTDPKAETYRQQSMILMPLDAEGVTITRHLPVFGYDDAPHGHMEIELKAVRVPPSNMLLGEGRGFEIAQGRLGPGRIHHCMRTIGAAEEALEAMVKRLMSRTAFGKTISEQGVWEERIADARINIEMTRLLCLKAADMMDRAGNKAAQGEIAMIKVAAPLMALKIIDDAIQAFGAAGVSEDVGLARAYASIRTLRLADGPDEVHRRAIARLEYKKHR, encoded by the coding sequence ATGGACTTCAGCCTTGCTCCGCAACAGACCGAGTGGCGCGACAAGGTTCGCGCTTTCATGGACGAACATGTCCGGCCCCGGTGCGGCGATTACGATGCCCAGCAGCGCGAGGGCGAGCGGTGGAAAGTCCTGCCGGTTGTCGAAGACCTGAAGGAAAAGGCCCGGGCCGAAGGGCTGTGGAACCTGTTCATGCCGCCGTCCCATGGCGCAACACCGGTCGACGAGAGCTTCACCTTCGACGGACCGGCGCTCAGCAACCTCGAATATGCCTTTTGCGCCGAAGAGATGGGCCGCGTCGCCTGGGCGTCGGAAGTGTTCAACTGCTCGGCGCCGGACACCGGCAATATGGAGGTGCTCAACCGCTACGGCACGCGCGAGCAAAAGGACGAGTGGCTGAAGCCGCTGATGGATGGCGAGATTCGCTCCGCCTTCCTGATGACGGAGCCCGGCGTTGCTTCGTCGGACGCGACCAACATCGAATGTCGCGTCGAAATGCGCGGCAACGAATATGTGATCAACGGCCGGAAATGGTGGTCGAGCGGCGCGGGCGATCCTCGCTGCAAGGTCGCGATCCTGATGGGCAAGACCGACCCGAAAGCCGAGACCTATCGCCAGCAGTCGATGATCCTGATGCCGCTAGATGCGGAGGGCGTCACCATCACCCGCCACTTGCCGGTGTTCGGCTATGACGACGCGCCGCACGGGCACATGGAGATCGAGCTGAAGGCCGTACGGGTGCCGCCTTCGAACATGCTGCTTGGGGAGGGGCGCGGCTTCGAGATCGCGCAGGGTCGGCTCGGTCCAGGGCGCATCCACCATTGCATGCGCACCATCGGCGCTGCGGAAGAAGCCCTCGAGGCCATGGTCAAGCGGCTGATGAGTCGCACCGCCTTCGGCAAGACCATCTCCGAGCAGGGTGTCTGGGAAGAGCGCATCGCGGATGCCCGCATCAACATCGAAATGACCCGCCTGCTGTGCCTGAAGGCCGCCGACATGATGGACCGCGCGGGCAACAAGGCGGCGCAGGGCGAGATCGCCATGATCAAGGTCGCCGCGCCGCTGATGGCGCTGAAGATCATCGACGATGCGATCCAGGCGTTCGGCGCTGCCGGCGTGTCCGAGGATGTCGGCCTGGCGCGCGCTTATGCCTCGATCCGCACCTTGCGTCTGGCCGACGGCCCCGACGAAGTGCACCGCCGCGCGATTGCCCGGCTCGAGTATAAGAAGCACCGGTGA
- a CDS encoding phosphotransferase family protein, with product MSDQALDDEALGRWLEANVPGFRTPFDISKFPSGQSNPTYRITTVAGEYVLRRKPFGPLLPSAHAVDREYRLLAALFPLGFPVPRPLALCEDQAVIGAIFYVMELAPGRAYADGALPGFAPDQRRRVYEQLVDTLADLHNIDPEAAGLGDYGKPGNYFERQVARWTKQYRDSQTDQLPAMEKLIDYLPASLPHQSRVSIVHGDYRIDNAMFDVQPRLTAVLDWELSTLGDPLADFSYLAMQWVMPADGGAGLAGLNLEQLGIPTLEEMVERYSGRAQVPVADKLDWYFAYNLFRLAGIIQGIKKRVIDGTASHAQAAEIAKRVPFLADAAWAFAQKAGG from the coding sequence GTGAGCGATCAGGCACTGGACGACGAAGCGCTCGGGCGCTGGCTCGAAGCCAATGTGCCGGGCTTCCGGACGCCGTTCGATATCAGCAAATTCCCGTCGGGGCAGTCGAACCCGACTTACCGGATCACGACGGTTGCCGGCGAATATGTGCTGCGCCGCAAGCCGTTTGGGCCGCTGCTGCCGTCGGCTCACGCTGTCGATCGCGAATATCGGCTGCTCGCCGCCTTGTTCCCGCTCGGCTTTCCCGTGCCGCGGCCGCTGGCGCTGTGCGAGGACCAAGCAGTCATCGGGGCGATCTTCTACGTGATGGAGCTGGCGCCCGGCCGCGCCTATGCGGATGGGGCGCTCCCAGGTTTCGCGCCGGATCAGCGGCGGCGCGTCTACGAGCAGCTGGTCGACACGTTGGCCGACCTCCACAACATCGACCCCGAAGCTGCCGGCCTCGGCGATTACGGCAAGCCCGGCAATTATTTCGAGCGGCAGGTCGCGCGGTGGACCAAGCAATATCGCGACAGCCAGACGGACCAGCTTCCGGCGATGGAAAAACTCATCGACTATCTGCCCGCGAGCCTTCCCCACCAGTCGCGCGTGTCGATCGTCCATGGGGATTATCGCATCGACAATGCGATGTTCGACGTTCAGCCGCGGCTGACCGCAGTGCTCGATTGGGAACTGTCGACCCTTGGCGATCCGCTTGCCGATTTTTCCTATTTAGCCATGCAGTGGGTGATGCCGGCCGACGGCGGTGCGGGTCTTGCCGGACTGAACCTCGAGCAGCTGGGCATTCCGACGCTGGAGGAGATGGTCGAGCGCTATTCCGGACGGGCGCAAGTGCCCGTCGCCGACAAGCTCGACTGGTATTTCGCGTACAATCTGTTCCGGCTCGCCGGCATCATCCAGGGCATTAAGAAGCGTGTGATCGACGGCACCGCCAGCCATGCGCAAGCGGCGGAGATCGCCAAGCGCGTGCCTTTCCTTGCAGACGCCGCCTGGGCCTTCGCGCAGAAAGCCGGCGGCTAG
- a CDS encoding OsmC family protein: protein MGTTTIEYRLLPGTRATVGRSRGHSVIADRPDGTAGGMGLGFNGGELLALAIGGCFCNDLQALADEMGLIIEDLGVSVSVDFGGSPRRATAARMHVRCTLADGSDPSELIDRARQITIIGNSVREGVPLEIAAG, encoded by the coding sequence TTGGGAACGACAACCATCGAGTATCGGCTGCTGCCCGGTACGCGGGCCACCGTCGGCCGATCACGCGGCCACAGCGTCATTGCTGATCGCCCCGATGGGACCGCGGGAGGCATGGGCCTCGGCTTCAACGGTGGCGAGCTCCTGGCGCTGGCGATCGGCGGCTGCTTCTGCAACGACCTTCAGGCGCTCGCGGACGAGATGGGCCTGATCATCGAGGATCTCGGCGTCAGCGTCAGCGTCGACTTCGGCGGCTCGCCCCGACGCGCGACGGCAGCCCGCATGCATGTCCGCTGCACGCTTGCCGACGGGAGCGACCCGAGCGAGCTGATCGATCGTGCGCGCCAGATCACCATCATCGGCAATTCGGTCCGCGAAGGCGTCCCGCTGGAGATTGCAGCAGGCTAG
- the paaG gene encoding 2-(1,2-epoxy-1,2-dihydrophenyl)acetyl-CoA isomerase PaaG — translation MSGYETIDFKADGPVARITLNRPDRLNSFTVRMHEELRDALARLGDARVVVLTGAGRGFCAGQDLNDRAVAPGQAVDLGETVTQCWNPLIHILTSLPQPVIARVNGVAAGAGANIALACDLVVAAKSAKFIQSFSAIGLIPDSGGTWALPRLVGQARALGLALTGEPLLADKAAEWGLIWKAVEDEALDAEVDALAAKLASLPPLGLAAIKEMIRSSWQHSLDEELERQAAAMRRLGFTEDYREGVAAFLEKRQPSFKGR, via the coding sequence ATGAGCGGCTACGAGACGATCGACTTCAAGGCGGACGGGCCGGTCGCCCGAATCACGCTCAACCGGCCCGATCGCCTGAACAGCTTCACCGTGCGGATGCACGAGGAGCTTCGCGATGCGTTGGCTCGGCTCGGCGATGCGCGCGTGGTCGTGCTGACGGGAGCAGGACGCGGATTTTGCGCGGGCCAGGACCTGAACGACCGTGCGGTCGCGCCTGGCCAGGCGGTCGACCTTGGGGAGACCGTAACACAGTGCTGGAACCCGTTGATCCACATCCTCACGTCGCTTCCGCAACCGGTGATCGCACGGGTCAACGGGGTCGCCGCGGGCGCGGGTGCGAACATCGCGCTCGCCTGCGACCTTGTCGTTGCCGCCAAATCGGCGAAGTTCATTCAGAGCTTCTCAGCGATCGGATTGATCCCGGACAGCGGCGGGACCTGGGCGCTGCCGCGGTTGGTCGGCCAAGCACGCGCGCTGGGGCTGGCGCTCACCGGCGAGCCGCTGTTGGCTGACAAGGCCGCCGAATGGGGCCTGATCTGGAAAGCGGTCGAGGACGAAGCGCTGGACGCCGAGGTCGACGCCCTTGCTGCCAAACTCGCCTCGCTGCCGCCGCTTGGGCTGGCCGCGATCAAGGAGATGATTCGGTCGAGCTGGCAGCACAGCCTCGACGAAGAGCTGGAGCGCCAGGCCGCCGCTATGCGCCGCCTCGGCTTCACCGAGGATTACCGGGAAGGCGTCGCTGCCTTCCTGGAAAAACGCCAGCCAAGCTTCAAAGGGCGCTGA
- a CDS encoding PF20097 family protein, whose product MQGVGDCPKCGGRMDEGFLVDQGSYGMAGVATWQGGEPRKSIWTGVKQSKDDQAEVTTYRCGRCGYLESYARA is encoded by the coding sequence ATGCAAGGCGTGGGAGACTGTCCAAAGTGCGGCGGGCGCATGGATGAAGGCTTCCTTGTCGACCAGGGCTCCTACGGCATGGCCGGGGTGGCGACCTGGCAAGGCGGCGAGCCGCGCAAGAGCATCTGGACCGGAGTCAAGCAGTCGAAGGACGACCAGGCGGAGGTCACGACCTATCGCTGCGGGCGCTGCGGCTATCTCGAAAGCTACGCGCGGGCATGA
- the paaI gene encoding hydroxyphenylacetyl-CoA thioesterase PaaI has protein sequence MTEDELARRVAECMLAAEGTGPAWGIVIEEARAGYARLSMKVRGDMLNGHGIVHGGMVFALADTAFAYVCNGRNEKTVAAQASVTFLASAEEGQTLVAEAEEVATSGRSGVTRVSVRTTEGRTIAEFTGTSRTVGGAVVDI, from the coding sequence ATGACCGAAGACGAACTGGCCCGCCGCGTTGCTGAGTGCATGCTCGCCGCAGAGGGCACCGGTCCGGCATGGGGCATCGTCATTGAGGAAGCGCGCGCCGGCTATGCGCGGCTGTCGATGAAGGTGCGTGGCGACATGCTCAACGGGCATGGCATCGTCCATGGCGGGATGGTGTTCGCGCTCGCCGACACCGCCTTTGCTTACGTCTGCAACGGACGAAACGAGAAGACCGTAGCCGCGCAAGCGAGCGTCACCTTCCTTGCCAGTGCGGAGGAGGGGCAGACGCTAGTCGCCGAAGCCGAGGAAGTTGCTACGTCAGGCCGCAGCGGCGTTACGCGGGTTTCGGTGCGCACGACCGAGGGCCGGACAATTGCCGAGTTCACAGGCACTTCGCGCACAGTCGGCGGAGCGGTTGTCGACATTTGA
- the paaA gene encoding 1,2-phenylacetyl-CoA epoxidase subunit PaaA: MYTTELQKSAKIENLEDPKLLEAFEGRVAADEFIEPKDWMPEAYRRTLTRQISQHAHSEIVGMLPEGNWITRAPSLRRKAILLAKVQDEAGHGLYLYCAAETLGTSREQMIEALHSGKAKYSTIFNYPTLTWADIGAIGWLVDGAAIMNQVPLQRTSYGPYARAMVRICKEESFHQRQGYEIMIALANGTADQKRMAQDALNRWWWPSLMMFGPPDENSPNTAQSMRWRIKRETNDELRQKFVDITVPQADFLGLTVPDPDLKWNEDKGGYDFGEIDWDEFYAVVKGEGPVAKERMKARRDAWEDGAWVREAAEAYEAKRRARKAA, from the coding sequence ATGTATACGACCGAGCTTCAGAAGAGCGCCAAGATCGAGAATCTCGAGGACCCGAAGCTGCTCGAGGCCTTCGAGGGGCGGGTTGCCGCCGACGAGTTTATCGAGCCCAAGGACTGGATGCCCGAGGCTTATCGCCGGACCCTAACGCGGCAGATCAGCCAGCATGCACATAGCGAAATCGTCGGCATGCTTCCGGAGGGCAATTGGATCACGCGGGCGCCATCGCTTCGGCGCAAGGCGATCCTGCTCGCCAAGGTGCAGGACGAGGCTGGCCACGGCCTCTATCTCTATTGCGCCGCGGAGACGCTCGGCACGAGCCGTGAGCAGATGATCGAGGCGCTGCACAGCGGCAAAGCCAAATATTCGACCATCTTCAATTATCCGACGCTGACCTGGGCCGACATCGGCGCGATCGGCTGGTTGGTCGATGGCGCCGCAATCATGAACCAGGTGCCGCTGCAGCGGACGTCCTATGGACCCTATGCGCGGGCGATGGTTCGCATCTGCAAGGAAGAGAGCTTCCACCAGCGCCAGGGCTATGAGATCATGATCGCGCTTGCGAACGGCACGGCCGATCAGAAGCGCATGGCGCAGGACGCGCTCAATCGCTGGTGGTGGCCGAGCCTGATGATGTTCGGCCCGCCCGATGAAAATTCGCCCAACACCGCGCAATCCATGCGCTGGCGGATCAAGCGCGAGACGAATGACGAGCTCCGCCAGAAGTTCGTCGACATCACCGTGCCGCAGGCTGATTTCCTAGGCCTGACCGTCCCCGACCCCGATCTCAAGTGGAACGAGGACAAGGGTGGCTACGACTTCGGGGAAATTGACTGGGACGAATTCTACGCCGTCGTGAAAGGCGAAGGTCCAGTCGCCAAGGAGCGCATGAAGGCCCGCCGGGACGCTTGGGAAGACGGCGCGTGGGTCCGCGAAGCCGCCGAGGCGTACGAAGCCAAGCGCCGCGCGAGGAAGGCGGCGTGA
- the paaB gene encoding 1,2-phenylacetyl-CoA epoxidase subunit PaaB, whose translation MSGDWPLWEVFVRAKGGLSHRHVGSVHAPDAQLALAHARDTYTRRLEGVSLWVVPSNEIVASDPDHAGELFEPAESKIYRHPTFYEIPDEVKHI comes from the coding sequence GTGAGTGGTGACTGGCCGCTCTGGGAAGTCTTCGTCCGTGCCAAGGGCGGTCTTTCGCATCGCCACGTTGGCAGCGTTCATGCTCCTGACGCGCAGCTCGCGCTCGCCCATGCGCGCGACACCTACACGCGGCGCCTCGAAGGGGTGAGCCTGTGGGTGGTGCCGTCGAACGAGATCGTCGCGTCCGATCCTGACCACGCCGGCGAGCTGTTCGAACCGGCGGAAAGCAAGATCTACCGCCACCCGACATTTTACGAGATCCCGGACGAGGTGAAGCACATCTAA
- the paaC gene encoding 1,2-phenylacetyl-CoA epoxidase subunit PaaC has translation MPSLPPIRPEDEAVAARVRPLGAFDAPDLEDHHAVRTEMLLRLGDDALVLGQRLSEWCGHGPVLEVDISLANLALDLVGQANLLLGEAGDADDLAFRRDVLDFGNCLLVEQPNGDFAQTIARHLLYTSWQHMLLQRLTQSPDQFLREFAAKAVKEVAYHRDLASEWTIRLGDGTDKSARRMADGLEWNWRFVPELFEVDEVMQAAIDSGNVPDPRDFEADYRAAIGKVLKEAQLETPGDQRPILGGRRGHHSEHLGHLLAIMQFLPRTYPDATW, from the coding sequence ATGCCGTCGCTGCCGCCGATCCGGCCCGAAGACGAGGCGGTCGCTGCGCGCGTGCGCCCGCTTGGTGCGTTCGATGCACCGGACCTTGAGGACCATCACGCCGTCCGCACCGAGATGCTGCTGCGGCTCGGCGACGATGCGCTGGTGCTCGGCCAGCGCCTCAGCGAATGGTGCGGGCACGGTCCGGTGCTCGAAGTCGACATCAGTCTCGCCAATCTCGCGCTGGACCTTGTCGGACAGGCTAACCTGCTGCTCGGCGAAGCGGGGGACGCGGACGATCTCGCCTTTCGCCGCGACGTCCTCGATTTCGGCAATTGCCTGCTGGTGGAGCAGCCGAATGGCGACTTTGCTCAGACCATCGCGCGGCACCTGCTCTACACCAGCTGGCAGCACATGCTGCTGCAGCGGCTGACCCAATCTCCGGACCAGTTCCTGCGCGAATTCGCCGCCAAGGCGGTGAAGGAAGTCGCCTATCACCGCGACCTTGCGTCCGAATGGACGATCCGGCTCGGCGACGGCACCGATAAGAGCGCTCGGCGCATGGCCGACGGGCTTGAGTGGAACTGGCGTTTCGTCCCCGAGCTGTTCGAGGTCGATGAGGTCATGCAAGCCGCAATCGACAGCGGCAACGTGCCCGATCCGCGAGACTTCGAAGCCGATTATCGCGCAGCTATCGGCAAGGTCCTCAAGGAGGCTCAGCTGGAAACACCAGGCGACCAGCGCCCCATTCTGGGCGGCCGGCGTGGGCACCACAGCGAGCATCTTGGGCACCTTCTGGCAATCATGCAGTTCCTGCCGCGCACTTACCCCGACGCGACCTGGTAG
- the paaE gene encoding 1,2-phenylacetyl-CoA epoxidase subunit PaaE, translated as MAEHFHALRVAEVIAETSDANSIRFEMPPELRERFAFRPGQHLTLRAEIDGEDVRRNYSLCTAPDENDWMVTVKRIAGGRFSNWVGDNVRAGDTIEVMPPHGSFTTDFSAGRSRHLVGIAGGSGITPVMSLIRSTLKAEPNSRFTLLYGNRDSSSVIFLEQLAALKDKHLGRLEIYHFLDAEEQDIELFNGMLTRERLDEIIPALIPDAKDVDGWFICGPGPMMDAAEGALLDGGTPKERIHIERFTADRPPEAIAREMAHLQTQAEGVTMTVTLDGRTRKVPFTAGNILDSAREAGLPAPFACKAGVCATCRARITGGKVEMAARYGLTDEEVAAGYVLTCQSVPLGDGVAVDYDA; from the coding sequence ATGGCCGAGCATTTCCACGCGCTGCGCGTCGCCGAGGTGATCGCGGAAACGAGCGACGCCAATTCGATCCGCTTCGAAATGCCGCCCGAGCTGCGCGAGCGCTTCGCATTCCGGCCGGGCCAGCATTTGACGCTGCGGGCCGAGATCGACGGCGAGGATGTTCGGCGCAACTACTCGCTCTGCACCGCTCCCGACGAGAATGACTGGATGGTCACCGTCAAGCGCATCGCCGGCGGCCGCTTTTCCAACTGGGTCGGCGACAATGTGAGGGCCGGCGACACGATCGAGGTTATGCCGCCGCACGGCAGCTTCACGACGGACTTTAGCGCAGGTCGCTCTCGGCACCTGGTCGGCATTGCGGGCGGCTCAGGCATCACGCCGGTCATGTCGCTGATCCGAAGCACGTTGAAAGCCGAGCCGAACAGCCGCTTCACCTTGCTCTACGGGAATCGCGACAGCAGCTCGGTGATCTTCCTCGAGCAGCTCGCGGCGCTCAAGGACAAGCATCTCGGGAGGCTCGAAATCTATCACTTTCTCGATGCCGAGGAGCAGGACATCGAGCTGTTCAACGGCATGCTGACCCGCGAGCGGCTCGACGAAATCATCCCCGCGCTGATCCCCGACGCCAAGGACGTTGACGGCTGGTTCATCTGCGGTCCCGGGCCGATGATGGACGCTGCCGAAGGCGCGCTTCTGGACGGCGGCACGCCCAAGGAGCGCATTCACATCGAGCGTTTCACCGCTGATCGCCCGCCCGAGGCAATCGCGCGCGAAATGGCTCATCTGCAGACGCAGGCGGAAGGCGTGACCATGACGGTGACGCTCGACGGCCGCACCCGCAAAGTGCCGTTCACCGCCGGCAACATCCTCGACAGCGCACGTGAGGCGGGGCTGCCGGCACCATTCGCCTGCAAGGCCGGCGTCTGCGCGACCTGCCGTGCGCGGATCACGGGCGGCAAGGTCGAAATGGCAGCGCGCTACGGGCTCACCGACGAAGAGGTGGCTGCCGGCTACGTCCTGACTTGCCAGTCGGTACCGCTGGGTGATGGAGTGGCGGTAGATTACGACGCCTGA